Proteins encoded within one genomic window of Cellulomonas xiejunii:
- a CDS encoding MerR family transcriptional regulator — protein MAWSTSELAHLAGTTVNTIRHYHRLGLLDEPDRRYNGYKKYGVPHLVRLLRIRRLAELGVPLSEVDGVADSADTADRLREVDADLAAKIEQLQQARAEIAAILSNNAPPDVPAGFASVAEHLSEVDRSVIHIYSRLYDESALADLRDMVQEDADLGDTDKEFEALPPDADEPTRQRAAEKLAQGIARNLVDYPWLSDPATHQAKSGRVVQETFVEAVTALYNPAQRDVLTRAALLGYQMAQEVLAARDDADG, from the coding sequence ATGGCCTGGAGCACGAGCGAGCTCGCCCACCTGGCGGGGACGACCGTGAACACCATCCGGCACTACCACCGGCTCGGGCTGCTCGACGAGCCCGACCGCCGGTACAACGGCTACAAGAAGTACGGAGTGCCGCACCTGGTGCGGCTGCTGCGGATCCGGCGCCTCGCCGAGCTGGGCGTGCCGCTCTCCGAGGTCGACGGGGTGGCCGACAGCGCGGACACGGCGGACCGGCTGCGCGAGGTGGACGCCGACCTCGCCGCGAAGATCGAGCAGCTGCAGCAGGCGCGGGCCGAGATCGCCGCGATCCTGAGCAACAACGCGCCGCCCGACGTCCCCGCGGGGTTCGCGTCGGTGGCGGAGCACCTCTCGGAGGTCGACAGGTCGGTGATCCACATCTACTCCCGGCTCTACGACGAGAGCGCGCTGGCAGACCTGCGGGACATGGTCCAGGAGGACGCCGACCTCGGCGACACCGACAAGGAGTTCGAGGCGCTGCCGCCCGACGCGGACGAGCCGACGCGCCAGCGCGCCGCCGAGAAGCTCGCGCAGGGCATCGCGCGCAACCTCGTCGACTACCCGTGGCTCAGCGACCCTGCGACGCACCAGGCGAAGAGCGGGCGTGTCGTGCAGGAGACCTTCGTCGAGGCCGTGACGGCGCTGTACAACCCGGCGCAGCGTGACGTCCTGACGCGCGCCGCCCTCCTCGGGTACCAGATGGCGCAGGAGGTCCTGGCGGCGCGCGACGACGCCGACGGCTGA
- a CDS encoding small multidrug efflux protein — translation MTPLQELIVRFQELVAHVPEFFQPFIVMLAGAIPFVEGELGAMVGLVGGLNPVVAGVAAATGNFLSVALVVAFTARARTAVVHRTRVKATVGGPATPDVHAVDGFGQPEPAQPLSKGRQRVLTWLNRFGVPGASILGPLAIPTQFTAAILVAGGSPRRWVLLWQAVAIVLWTTVTTVSLYLALTYVVKV, via the coding sequence ATGACCCCGTTACAGGAGCTCATCGTCAGGTTCCAGGAGCTCGTGGCCCACGTGCCCGAGTTCTTCCAGCCCTTCATCGTCATGCTCGCCGGCGCCATCCCGTTCGTCGAGGGGGAGCTCGGCGCGATGGTCGGGCTCGTCGGCGGACTGAACCCCGTCGTCGCGGGCGTCGCCGCCGCCACCGGCAACTTCCTGTCCGTGGCCCTCGTGGTCGCGTTCACCGCACGGGCCCGCACGGCCGTCGTCCACCGGACGCGCGTGAAGGCGACCGTCGGCGGCCCGGCGACCCCGGACGTCCACGCGGTCGACGGGTTCGGGCAGCCGGAGCCCGCCCAGCCGCTGTCGAAGGGGCGCCAGCGCGTCCTCACGTGGCTCAACCGCTTCGGCGTCCCCGGGGCGAGCATCCTCGGCCCGCTCGCGATCCCGACGCAGTTCACCGCGGCGATCCTCGTCGCCGGCGGGAGCCCTCGCCGCTGGGTCCTGCTCTGGCAGGCCGTGGCCATCGTGCTCTGGACGACCGTGACCACGGTGTCGCTCTACCTCGCCCTCACCTACGTCGTGAAGGTCTGA
- a CDS encoding VOC family protein codes for MSDDTFGTIPPGERVSSGAPRLRATSISISTPRPHEAARFYARLLGGRITVLDDAAPDDPDGITWAQVQPLPGDVGMTINLEHEREWSPPVWPARPGEQRSTQHLDVQVDDLPAAVAWALECGAREASPQPQDDVRVMLDPDGHPFCLFL; via the coding sequence ATGAGCGACGACACCTTCGGCACCATCCCGCCCGGTGAGCGCGTCTCCAGCGGCGCTCCCCGCCTGCGCGCCACGTCGATCAGCATCAGCACCCCCCGTCCGCACGAGGCCGCGCGGTTCTACGCAAGGCTGCTCGGCGGGCGGATCACCGTGCTCGACGACGCGGCGCCGGACGACCCCGACGGCATCACCTGGGCCCAGGTCCAGCCCCTGCCGGGGGACGTGGGCATGACGATCAACCTCGAGCACGAGCGTGAGTGGAGCCCACCGGTGTGGCCCGCTCGGCCCGGCGAGCAGCGCTCGACCCAGCACCTGGACGTCCAGGTCGACGACCTGCCCGCGGCCGTGGCGTGGGCGCTGGAGTGCGGCGCACGGGAGGCGTCGCCCCAGCCGCAGGACGACGTGCGGGTCATGCTCGACCCCGACGGCCACCCGTTCTGCCTGTTCCTGTGA
- a CDS encoding DNA glycosylase AlkZ-like family protein, whose product MTVPQALAWRLRRHGLLEPGAATAEDVVGGLVAVAAQSDVDLAVRTRQAAQAEGEVAAALADGRLIRTFTFRGSVHVMTPDDAAVHLAVRGSGRQWELRSWREHYGLEPEDWPAFRATVREILDDGPLTHDELVAALTARPAYRHLEQAVEGGAWALLKALAWQGDLCLGPTRDRRTTLQTLAHVPGWPGIPDLDDAGRRAVMAYVRAYGPATPDGLQYWLGSGLSAGRRLAKWTADAADRLTTVQVGGRDALVLREDLDDLLAAEPTDAVRLLPGYDQWVLGPGTADRDVVPPARRTAATRGTPLVVAGGVVVGTWAERDGDLTVRWDGEGPAARSALDEGVDRLSVGLGRPLRVTVEAG is encoded by the coding sequence GTGACCGTGCCGCAGGCCCTCGCCTGGCGGCTGCGGCGGCACGGCCTGCTGGAGCCCGGGGCGGCCACGGCCGAGGACGTGGTGGGCGGGCTCGTCGCGGTCGCCGCGCAGTCCGACGTCGACCTCGCGGTGCGGACGCGGCAGGCGGCACAGGCGGAGGGGGAGGTCGCCGCGGCGCTCGCGGACGGCCGGCTGATCCGCACGTTCACCTTCCGCGGCAGCGTGCACGTCATGACGCCGGACGACGCGGCGGTGCACCTGGCGGTCCGGGGCTCCGGCCGGCAGTGGGAGCTGCGGAGCTGGCGCGAGCACTACGGCCTCGAACCCGAGGACTGGCCGGCCTTCCGCGCGACCGTCCGCGAGATCCTCGACGACGGCCCGCTGACCCACGACGAGCTGGTCGCGGCGCTCACCGCACGGCCCGCGTACCGGCACCTCGAGCAGGCGGTCGAGGGCGGCGCGTGGGCCCTGCTCAAGGCGCTCGCCTGGCAGGGCGACCTCTGCCTGGGACCCACCCGCGACCGTCGGACGACGCTGCAGACGCTCGCGCACGTGCCGGGGTGGCCGGGCATCCCGGACCTCGACGACGCCGGGCGCCGCGCGGTCATGGCGTACGTCCGCGCGTACGGCCCCGCGACGCCCGACGGCCTGCAGTACTGGCTCGGCAGCGGGCTGAGCGCGGGACGGCGGCTGGCGAAGTGGACCGCCGACGCGGCCGACAGGCTGACGACCGTGCAGGTCGGCGGCCGCGACGCGCTGGTGCTGCGCGAGGACCTCGACGACCTGCTCGCCGCCGAGCCGACCGATGCGGTGCGGCTGCTGCCCGGCTACGACCAGTGGGTGCTCGGGCCCGGCACGGCGGACCGCGACGTCGTCCCGCCCGCGCGGCGTACCGCCGCGACCCGCGGGACACCGCTGGTGGTCGCCGGCGGCGTGGTCGTCGGGACGTGGGCCGAGCGCGACGGCGACCTGACCGTGCGGTGGGACGGCGAGGGGCCGGCGGCGCGGAGCGCGCTCGACGAGGGCGTCGACCGGCTGTCGGTGGGCCTCGGTCGTCCACTGCGGGTCACCGTCGAGGCGGGGTAG
- a CDS encoding alpha/beta hydrolase: MALLTCHFFSEALGVSTAVTVLLPESARGQIGMGGVETTGPPPVLYLLHGLSDDETIWLRRTSIERYVAERGIAVVMPRVGRSFYADEAHGSAYWTFLSEELPRAVQHFFRVSDRREDTFVAGLSMGGYGAFKWALRQPWRFAAAASLSGALVVGGERARYLRDELMPHVWGGADPAGTDDDLLALLDRADPASLPALYATCGAQDDLVDTQHAFVERAAARGVAVDAHLHPGGHDWAYWDEHVQRVLDWLPMRG; the protein is encoded by the coding sequence ATGGCGCTGCTGACCTGTCACTTCTTCTCCGAGGCGCTGGGCGTGAGCACGGCCGTGACCGTGCTGCTGCCCGAGTCGGCCCGGGGCCAGATCGGCATGGGCGGGGTGGAGACCACCGGCCCGCCACCCGTGCTCTACCTGCTGCACGGCCTGAGCGACGACGAGACGATCTGGCTGCGCCGCACGTCGATCGAGCGGTACGTCGCCGAGCGGGGGATCGCGGTGGTGATGCCGCGCGTGGGGCGGTCGTTCTACGCGGACGAGGCTCACGGCAGCGCGTACTGGACCTTCCTGTCCGAGGAGCTGCCGCGGGCCGTGCAGCACTTCTTCCGCGTCTCCGACCGGCGCGAGGACACGTTCGTCGCGGGCCTGTCGATGGGCGGGTACGGGGCGTTCAAGTGGGCGCTGCGCCAGCCGTGGCGGTTCGCCGCGGCGGCGAGCCTGTCCGGGGCGCTGGTCGTCGGCGGGGAACGCGCCCGGTACCTGCGGGACGAGCTCATGCCTCACGTGTGGGGCGGTGCGGACCCGGCCGGTACCGACGACGACCTGCTGGCGCTGCTCGATCGCGCCGACCCGGCGTCGCTGCCCGCGCTGTACGCGACGTGCGGGGCGCAGGACGACCTCGTCGACACGCAGCACGCGTTCGTCGAGCGGGCGGCGGCGCGGGGTGTCGCGGTGGACGCGCACCTGCACCCCGGCGGGCACGACTGGGCGTACTGGGACGAGCACGTCCAGCGCGTCCTCGACTGGCTACCGATGCGCGGCTGA
- a CDS encoding alpha/beta fold hydrolase, with protein MTTTYVLVPGFWLGAAVWRPVADALREQGHVVHAVDLTGMGERADLASPQTDLTTHVDDVVRLLEEQDLHDVVLVGHSYGALVTTGAADRVPGRVARLVYVDSGPLPDGTAQADFGGPDARAADERRVQGEGEGWRLPPPPWAALAADVPEVDDATVAALVTGSQPQPWRTATEPVALTGAWRHLPRTAVLCTFGVEQLQQMAQQVPLFADMVDGDWTYVELPTWHWPMVSRPVELAEVLGAEGAQHRHR; from the coding sequence ATGACCACCACCTACGTCCTCGTCCCCGGCTTCTGGCTCGGCGCTGCGGTCTGGCGCCCCGTCGCCGACGCACTGCGCGAGCAGGGTCACGTCGTGCACGCCGTCGACCTCACCGGCATGGGCGAGCGCGCCGACCTCGCTTCCCCGCAGACCGACCTGACGACCCACGTCGACGACGTCGTGCGCCTGCTCGAGGAGCAGGACCTGCACGACGTCGTGCTCGTCGGCCACAGCTACGGCGCGCTCGTGACCACCGGCGCGGCCGACCGCGTGCCGGGACGCGTCGCGCGACTGGTCTACGTCGACTCCGGCCCCCTGCCGGACGGCACGGCCCAGGCCGACTTCGGGGGACCTGACGCCCGCGCCGCCGACGAGCGACGGGTCCAGGGGGAGGGCGAGGGCTGGCGACTCCCGCCGCCCCCGTGGGCCGCGCTCGCCGCCGACGTGCCCGAGGTCGACGACGCGACGGTCGCCGCGCTGGTCACCGGCTCGCAGCCGCAGCCGTGGCGCACCGCGACCGAGCCCGTCGCGCTCACCGGCGCCTGGCGGCACCTGCCCCGCACGGCGGTGCTGTGCACCTTCGGCGTCGAGCAGCTGCAGCAGATGGCGCAGCAGGTCCCGCTGTTCGCGGACATGGTCGACGGCGACTGGACCTACGTCGAGCTGCCGACGTGGCACTGGCCGATGGTGAGCCGTCCGGTGGAGCTCGCCGAGGTCCTGGGTGCCGAAGGTGCACAGCACCGCCATCGGTGA
- a CDS encoding helix-turn-helix transcriptional regulator, translating into MSRPTARVLALLELLQTGRLRTVGDLADRLGVDERTVRRYADHLADLGIPVEAQRGRYGGYRLAPGHKLPPLMLTDDEAVAVVLGLTVAERAGLASTGQTATASALAKVSRVLPRPLSRRIDSLLATAQFTAPARSAAPTGADTLLALASAAQARRTVTIAYTAWDGRESRREVDVYGLVLHSGRWYVTGHDHGRDDVRTFRLDRVTAVEQGAGSYVVPADFDAGTHVVAGIGAVQWAHEVTVVLRTTLAQARERLPRSVGRLSEHADGVLLETRAERLDGMAAMLAGLGWEFEVLSPDALRDEVLVLAERLRAGAARR; encoded by the coding sequence GTGAGCCGCCCGACCGCCCGCGTGCTCGCGCTGCTCGAGCTCCTCCAGACGGGCCGCCTGCGCACGGTCGGTGACCTCGCGGACCGGCTCGGCGTCGACGAGCGCACCGTGCGGCGCTACGCCGACCACCTCGCCGACCTCGGCATCCCCGTCGAGGCGCAGCGCGGCCGGTACGGCGGGTACCGGCTCGCGCCCGGGCACAAGCTGCCGCCGCTCATGCTCACGGACGACGAGGCCGTCGCCGTCGTCCTGGGCCTCACCGTCGCCGAGCGCGCCGGGCTCGCGAGCACCGGCCAGACGGCGACGGCGAGCGCCCTGGCCAAGGTCTCGCGCGTCCTGCCGCGGCCCCTGAGCCGGCGGATCGACAGCCTGCTGGCGACCGCGCAGTTCACCGCCCCGGCGCGCTCCGCCGCCCCGACCGGCGCCGACACGCTCCTCGCGCTCGCCTCCGCGGCGCAGGCGCGACGCACCGTCACGATCGCCTACACCGCCTGGGACGGGCGGGAGTCGCGGCGCGAGGTCGACGTCTACGGCCTGGTCCTGCACTCCGGCCGCTGGTACGTCACCGGCCACGACCACGGCCGTGACGACGTCCGGACGTTCCGTCTGGACCGCGTCACGGCGGTCGAGCAGGGCGCCGGCTCGTACGTGGTGCCCGCCGACTTCGACGCCGGCACGCACGTCGTCGCGGGCATCGGGGCGGTGCAGTGGGCACACGAGGTCACCGTGGTGCTGCGGACCACCCTGGCGCAGGCGCGCGAGCGGTTGCCGAGGAGCGTGGGGCGCCTCAGCGAGCACGCCGACGGAGTCCTGCTGGAGACGCGGGCCGAGCGCCTCGACGGCATGGCCGCCATGCTGGCCGGGCTCGGCTGGGAGTTCGAGGTGCTCTCGCCGGACGCCCTGCGCGACGAGGTCCTCGTCCTGGCGGAGCGCCTCCGCGCGGGGGCGGCGCGGCGCTGA
- a CDS encoding pyridoxal phosphate-dependent decarboxylase family protein, which yields MHELLSAASADAYVDAMRGTVDRVATRFRTTTRPFSGASREHLQSLVDAVDLDGPGRGTAAALREVDELFAQHAVWFHDPAYTAHLNCPVALPAVAAEAVLAAINPSVDTYDQSTVGTLMERRVVAWTAARIGFLAGGGVFTSGGTQSNLQALLLAREHALATAPGVTLRDLVVLATASSHFSVQRSAYLLGMAPDAVRLVPVDERGRMRPDALAIALRHVADDGRHAAAVVATAGTTDRGCVDPLAGIADVCDTADAWLHVDAAYGCGLLVSRTRRPLLDGIERARSVTVDFHKAFFQPVSSSALVVRHASDLRLVAHHHDYLNPAGEDEPNQVDVSLQTTRRFDALKLWTTLRALGADRIGEMVDATLDLAAAVHALVDGDPDLRLLAPTDLSTVLFRYQPDGLDDARADALVGQVRRVLFGSGRALVARTTLDGRPCLKLTLLNPDTTVADVRHVLELVRQVAAALLEGDDLLRPDVAVAL from the coding sequence GTGCACGAGCTGCTGTCCGCCGCGAGCGCCGACGCCTACGTCGACGCCATGCGCGGCACCGTCGACCGGGTCGCCACCCGGTTCCGCACCACCACCCGCCCGTTCTCCGGTGCGAGCCGCGAGCACCTGCAGTCGCTCGTCGACGCGGTCGACCTCGACGGCCCGGGTCGCGGCACGGCCGCCGCCCTGCGTGAGGTCGACGAGCTGTTCGCCCAGCACGCCGTCTGGTTCCACGACCCGGCGTACACCGCGCACCTCAACTGCCCCGTCGCGCTGCCCGCCGTGGCCGCCGAGGCCGTGCTCGCCGCGATCAACCCCAGCGTCGACACGTACGACCAGTCGACCGTCGGCACCCTCATGGAGCGGCGGGTCGTCGCGTGGACGGCAGCGCGCATCGGCTTCCTCGCGGGCGGCGGCGTCTTCACGTCGGGCGGCACGCAGTCGAACCTCCAGGCGCTGCTGCTGGCGCGCGAGCACGCGCTCGCCACCGCGCCGGGCGTCACGCTGCGCGACCTCGTCGTGCTCGCCACCGCGTCGAGCCACTTCTCCGTGCAGCGCTCGGCGTACCTGCTGGGCATGGCGCCCGACGCGGTCCGTCTCGTCCCCGTCGACGAGCGCGGCCGCATGCGCCCCGACGCCCTGGCGATCGCGCTGCGGCACGTCGCGGACGACGGACGGCACGCAGCGGCCGTCGTCGCCACGGCCGGGACGACCGACCGCGGGTGCGTCGACCCGCTCGCCGGCATCGCCGACGTGTGCGACACCGCCGACGCGTGGCTGCACGTCGACGCCGCCTACGGCTGCGGCCTCCTCGTCAGCCGCACCCGCCGGCCCCTGCTCGACGGCATCGAGCGCGCCCGGTCCGTGACCGTCGACTTCCACAAGGCGTTCTTCCAGCCCGTGTCGTCCTCGGCGCTGGTCGTGCGGCACGCATCCGACCTGCGGCTCGTCGCGCACCACCACGACTACCTCAACCCCGCGGGCGAGGACGAGCCCAACCAGGTCGACGTCTCCCTGCAGACCACGCGCCGGTTCGACGCCCTCAAGCTGTGGACCACGCTGCGTGCGCTCGGGGCCGACCGCATCGGGGAGATGGTCGACGCGACCCTCGACCTCGCGGCGGCCGTCCACGCGCTCGTGGACGGCGACCCGGACCTGCGCCTGCTCGCGCCGACCGACCTGTCGACCGTCCTGTTCCGCTACCAGCCCGACGGCCTCGACGACGCCCGCGCCGACGCGCTCGTCGGGCAGGTGCGTCGCGTGCTGTTCGGCTCCGGCCGCGCGCTCGTCGCCCGCACGACCCTCGACGGCCGCCCGTGCCTCAAGCTCACGCTGCTCAACCCCGACACGACGGTCGCCGACGTGCGGCACGTCCTCGAGCTCGTCCGGCAGGTGGCCGCGGCGCTGCTCGAGGGCGACGACCTGCTGCGCCCCGACGTGGCGGTGGCGCTGTGA
- a CDS encoding lysine N(6)-hydroxylase/L-ornithine N(5)-oxygenase family protein has translation MTATAPAPDARVHDLVGVGIGPFNLGLAALAAPLDLDTVFLDRAEEFRWHPGMMLEGATIQVPFLADLVTMADPTSPYSFLAWLKATGRLYAFYIRESFYPLRAEYDAYCRWVADQLPALRWGRTVTSVEVDPHDDDLYVVHARTAAGVESYRTRHVVLGVGTQPVVPAALRGLDGPVVHSADYLTHRDALRAAASVTVVGSGQSAAEVYRDLLEATGPGGQRLDWVTRSPRFFPMEYTKLTLEMTSPEYTDHFHALPVDVRDRLTREQRHLYKGISADLVDDIYDALYRKSATGPVPTTLLTGTEVLGATWDGERYTLRLRHATGVEHERTTDALVLATGYAAQVPDVVLGIAHRLAWDDRGRLDVARDYSVDGGRRRVFVQNGEEHTHGLTAPDLGFGPWRSSAILAAVCGRDVYPREQRIAFQEFGVPTGTHPAPAGTVRAAGAVALADEAHP, from the coding sequence GTGACCGCGACGGCACCCGCCCCGGACGCCCGCGTCCACGACCTCGTCGGGGTCGGCATCGGCCCGTTCAACCTCGGCCTCGCGGCGCTCGCGGCACCGCTCGACCTCGACACCGTCTTCCTCGACAGGGCCGAGGAGTTCCGCTGGCACCCGGGGATGATGCTCGAGGGCGCCACGATCCAGGTGCCGTTCCTCGCCGACCTCGTCACCATGGCCGACCCCACCAGCCCGTACTCGTTCCTCGCGTGGCTCAAGGCCACCGGGCGGCTGTACGCGTTCTACATCCGCGAGAGCTTCTACCCGCTGCGCGCCGAGTACGACGCGTACTGCCGGTGGGTCGCGGACCAGCTCCCGGCCCTGCGGTGGGGACGGACCGTCACGTCCGTCGAGGTCGACCCCCACGACGACGACCTGTACGTGGTGCACGCGCGCACCGCCGCGGGTGTCGAGTCGTACCGGACGCGGCACGTCGTCCTCGGGGTCGGCACGCAGCCCGTCGTCCCGGCGGCGCTGCGCGGGCTCGACGGGCCGGTCGTGCACTCGGCCGACTACCTGACGCACCGCGACGCGCTGCGGGCCGCCGCGTCGGTCACCGTCGTCGGCTCGGGCCAGTCGGCGGCCGAGGTGTACCGCGACCTGTTGGAGGCCACCGGCCCGGGCGGGCAGCGCCTCGACTGGGTGACGCGCTCGCCGCGGTTCTTCCCGATGGAGTACACGAAGCTGACGCTGGAGATGACGTCGCCCGAGTACACCGACCACTTCCACGCCCTTCCCGTGGACGTGCGCGACCGCCTCACGCGCGAGCAGCGCCACCTGTACAAGGGCATCAGCGCGGACCTCGTCGACGACATCTACGACGCCCTGTACCGCAAGAGCGCCACCGGCCCCGTGCCCACGACCCTGCTCACCGGCACCGAGGTGCTCGGCGCCACGTGGGACGGCGAGCGGTACACGCTGCGGCTGCGGCACGCGACCGGCGTCGAGCACGAGCGCACCACCGACGCCCTCGTCCTGGCCACCGGCTACGCCGCACAGGTGCCGGACGTCGTCCTCGGCATCGCGCACCGCCTCGCGTGGGACGATCGCGGACGGCTGGACGTCGCCCGCGACTACTCGGTCGACGGCGGACGGAGGAGGGTCTTCGTGCAGAACGGCGAGGAGCACACGCACGGGCTCACCGCGCCCGACCTCGGCTTCGGCCCGTGGCGGTCGTCCGCGATCCTCGCAGCCGTGTGCGGGCGTGACGTCTACCCGCGTGAGCAGCGGATCGCGTTCCAGGAGTTCGGCGTGCCCACGGGGACGCACCCGGCGCCCGCAGGCACGGTGCGGGCCGCCGGTGCCGTCGCGCTCGCCGACGAGGCGCACCCGTGA
- a CDS encoding GNAT family N-acetyltransferase, with translation MTDWRTQATEPLSAQTVREEAWKRIGPVRLDRVVPERDALTLHHWLTHPASAFWQMTELGLDDVLAYQQRLAESTDEHAWIGRVAGRPRFMVETYDPARVLLKGVYRARAGDVGMHLLVAPPDGPRLHGLTDAVMAATMRFCFGTLRAQRVVVEPDVRNTAIAAKNAAAGFRVVREIDLPGKRAALSVCSRDDFASSRLGARTIHEDHR, from the coding sequence GTGACGGACTGGCGCACGCAGGCGACCGAGCCGCTGTCCGCGCAGACAGTCCGCGAGGAGGCCTGGAAGCGCATCGGTCCCGTCCGGCTCGACCGCGTCGTCCCCGAACGTGACGCGCTGACGCTGCACCACTGGCTCACGCACCCCGCGTCGGCGTTCTGGCAGATGACCGAGCTCGGCCTCGACGACGTCCTGGCGTACCAGCAGCGCCTCGCGGAGTCGACGGACGAGCACGCGTGGATCGGCCGCGTCGCCGGGCGCCCGCGGTTCATGGTCGAGACGTACGACCCGGCGCGTGTCCTGCTCAAGGGCGTCTACCGCGCGCGGGCGGGCGACGTCGGCATGCACCTGCTCGTCGCACCGCCGGACGGCCCGCGCCTGCACGGCCTCACCGACGCGGTCATGGCCGCGACCATGCGGTTCTGCTTCGGCACGCTGCGCGCGCAGCGCGTCGTCGTCGAGCCCGACGTGCGCAACACCGCCATCGCCGCCAAGAACGCCGCCGCGGGGTTCCGCGTGGTGCGCGAGATCGACCTGCCCGGCAAGCGTGCCGCGCTGTCGGTGTGCTCCCGCGACGACTTCGCGAGCAGCCGGCTCGGCGCCCGGACCATCCACGAGGATCACCGATGA
- a CDS encoding IucA/IucC family protein — translation MTLTDLPVSAPAAPPSSGPRPAHRPPHPADHLTPERLDAAQRHLVTKALSELAHERLLAPALDRTTGAGDASPQDERAYTVALDAPSGARTVYRFRARRLALEHWAIDRASLTREVDGRAVPLDVLDLVLELQPLLRIPDDLLALYLEELSSTLASAAYRRAHGGPTSAELLDAGLATVEQAMTEGHPSFVANNGRIGYGVSEHDAYAPEAGRPVRLVWLAVRRAVSHVATGAGLTEDALYRHELDESTRERFTDHLHGLGLDPADYRYLPVHPWQWEHRVAVTFAPDVARRDLVLLGESDDVYRAQQSVRTFLNVDRPDRHYVKTAVAIQNMGFLRGLSPAYMRATPAINDWVADLVDTDPELVACGVRVLRERASIGYTGDVYHRTPRPNAHRKMLAALWREQPFAFLAPGQRATTMAALLHRDASGDAYATAAVRASGLDPADWLRAYLRVYLRPLVHCLRAHDLAFMPHGENVLIVWQDHVPVGALLKDIGEEVAVLSRRPLPPDVERVRAVVDDDEKALAIFTDVFDGVLRHLAAILVTDGVLAEDTFWGVVAETIDAHHADHPDLPSGVDLRAPRFAHSCLNRLQLRNTLQMVDLADQSSSLIYAGTLANPVARDGGA, via the coding sequence ATGACGCTCACCGACCTGCCCGTCTCGGCGCCCGCCGCGCCACCGTCGTCCGGCCCGCGTCCGGCGCACCGCCCGCCGCACCCCGCCGACCACCTGACCCCCGAGCGCCTCGACGCGGCCCAGCGCCACCTCGTCACCAAGGCGCTCTCCGAGCTCGCGCACGAGCGCCTGCTCGCACCGGCGCTCGACCGCACCACCGGCGCCGGGGACGCGTCGCCGCAGGACGAGCGGGCGTACACCGTCGCGCTCGACGCCCCGTCCGGTGCGCGCACCGTCTACCGGTTCCGCGCCCGGCGGCTCGCGCTCGAGCACTGGGCGATCGACCGCGCGAGCCTGACGCGCGAGGTCGACGGGCGGGCCGTGCCGCTCGACGTCCTCGACCTCGTCCTGGAGCTGCAGCCGCTGCTGCGCATCCCCGACGACCTGCTGGCGCTGTACCTGGAGGAGCTGTCGTCGACGCTCGCGAGCGCCGCGTACCGGCGCGCGCACGGCGGTCCGACGAGCGCCGAGCTGCTCGACGCCGGCCTGGCAACCGTCGAGCAGGCGATGACCGAGGGGCACCCGTCGTTCGTCGCGAACAACGGCCGCATCGGGTACGGCGTGAGCGAGCACGACGCGTACGCCCCCGAGGCGGGCCGGCCCGTGCGGCTCGTGTGGCTCGCCGTGCGGCGGGCCGTCAGCCACGTCGCGACCGGTGCGGGCCTCACCGAGGACGCGCTGTACCGGCACGAGCTCGACGAGTCGACGCGCGAGCGCTTCACGGACCACCTGCACGGCCTGGGCCTCGACCCCGCCGACTACCGCTACCTGCCCGTGCACCCGTGGCAGTGGGAGCACCGCGTCGCGGTGACGTTCGCACCCGACGTGGCCCGTCGCGACCTCGTCCTGCTGGGCGAGTCCGACGACGTCTACCGCGCGCAGCAGTCGGTCCGCACGTTCCTCAACGTCGACCGCCCCGACCGGCACTACGTGAAGACGGCCGTCGCGATCCAGAACATGGGGTTCCTGCGCGGCCTGTCCCCGGCGTACATGCGCGCGACGCCCGCGATCAACGACTGGGTCGCGGACCTCGTGGACACGGACCCCGAGCTCGTCGCCTGCGGGGTGCGCGTGCTGCGCGAGCGCGCGTCCATCGGCTACACCGGCGACGTCTACCACCGCACCCCGCGGCCCAACGCGCACCGCAAGATGCTCGCTGCGCTGTGGCGTGAGCAGCCGTTCGCGTTCCTCGCGCCGGGGCAGCGCGCGACGACGATGGCGGCGCTGCTTCACCGGGACGCGTCCGGTGACGCCTACGCGACCGCGGCCGTCCGCGCGTCCGGCCTCGACCCGGCCGACTGGTTGCGCGCCTACCTGCGCGTCTACCTGCGTCCGCTCGTGCACTGCCTGCGCGCGCACGACCTGGCGTTCATGCCGCACGGCGAGAACGTGCTGATCGTGTGGCAGGACCACGTGCCGGTCGGCGCGCTGCTCAAGGACATCGGCGAGGAGGTCGCCGTCCTGTCGAGGCGCCCGCTGCCGCCGGACGTCGAGCGCGTCCGTGCCGTCGTCGACGACGACGAGAAGGCGCTGGCGATCTTCACCGACGTGTTCGACGGCGTCCTGCGGCACCTCGCCGCGATCCTCGTCACCGACGGCGTGCTGGCGGAGGACACGTTCTGGGGCGTCGTCGCCGAGACGATCGACGCGCACCACGCCGACCACCCGGACCTGCCGTCGGGGGTCGACCTGCGCGCGCCGCGGTTCGCGCACTCGTGCCTCAACCGCCTGCAGCTGCGCAACACGCTGCAGATGGTGGACCTGGCGGACCAGTCGTCGTCCCTCATCTACGCCGGGACGCTGGCCAACCCGGTCGCGCGCGACGGCGGTGCGTGA